One genomic region from Bubalus bubalis isolate 160015118507 breed Murrah chromosome 24, NDDB_SH_1, whole genome shotgun sequence encodes:
- the LOC102393438 gene encoding mucin-12 isoform X3, which produces MLREMLVTWILPMVFWLWVPITASSTATATFVPSGMTTKDYTKNSANTTVSENSITTSGPFESSASSASSITAILGSTSTTSGLSESKLSSVGSHTTVLGTFTSTPGQSESTVSSEGAKTTAQLSSTTFDQSETTNSFASSHITSGQSESTISSDGSLTTVFESSPITSGQSEPTVSSETSPTTVPGSSTTTSAPSESIVSSEGFQTTVLLSSTTPFNQSETTVSFESSHTTSGQSESTVSSEVFLTTVLGSSPTTSGWSESIVSSVGIPTTSSESESTVSSEDSHSTVPGSILTTSGQSESTVFSEGSSTTVPGSYSGPPKSTVSSESSHTISAQSESTISSASSPTTVPRSFITTSGQSEFTVSSEGSPTTVPGSSSTTSGLSESTVSSEGSSTTVTGSSTTTSGLSESTVTSEGTQTTVLLSSTTTFDQSESTVSSQSSHTTSGQSESTVSSEGSPTTVPGSFTTTYVQYKSTISSGSSHTTYGEPESTITSEGSPTTVPGSYTTTSGLSESTVSSEGSQTTVPLSSTTTFHQSESTVSSENSQNTSGQSVHTVSTEGSPTTVPGSYTTTSVLSESTVSSEGSQSTILLSSTTAFDQSESTVSSENSQNTSGQSVPTVSTEGSPTTVPESTTSDLSESTVSSDGSQTTVLLSSTTTFDQSGSTVSSEASSTTVPVSFVSIPGQSESTVSTEGSPTAGPWSSTTTSGLSESTVSSEGSQTTVLLSSTTTFNQFESTVSTESSHTTSGQSEYTVSSEASPTTVPGSFVSTSGQSESTVSTEGSPTAGPGSSTTTSVLSESTVSSKSSHTTSGQSEYTDPSEASPTTDPGSFITTSGQFEPTASSVNSPTTVRGSSMTTSVLSDSTVSSDGSLTTVLLSSTTKFDQSGPTVSSESSHTTSGQSDSTVSTEGSPTEGPWSSTTTSVLSESTVSSESSHTTSGQSESTVSFEASPTTGPGSSNTTSGLSESTMSSKDSQTTVPLSSTTTFDQSESTVSFENSHTTSGQSAYTVSTEVSPTTVPGHSTTTSVQSESTVSSEGSQTTVLLSSTTTFDQSGSTVSSESSSITVPGSFISTSSQSESTVSSEVSPTRVPGSSTTTSALSEFTVSSDGSQTTVLLRSTTTFDQSGSTVSSESSHTTSGHSESTVSSEASPTTVPGSFITTSGQSEPTVSFEASPTTVPGSSITTSVLSESTVSSEGSHTTVLLSSTTTFDQSESTVSSEGSSTAVLGSSTTTSVLSESTVSSESSHTTYGQSESTVSSEGSQTAVLLSSTTTFDQSEPTFSSESSHTTSGQSESTVSTEASPTTVPGSFITTSGQSEPTVSSETSPTTIPGSSTTTLVLSESTVSSESFHTTSGQSESTVSTEASPTTVPGSFITTSGQSEPTVSSETSPTTVPGSSITTSGLSESTVSSEASQTTVLLSSTTTFDQSESTVSSESSYTTSGQSESTVSSESSYTTSGQSDSTVSSESSTTTIPGSSTTTSVLSDSTVSSESFHTTSGQSESTASSEVSPTTVPGSFITTSGQSEPTVSSETSPTTVPGSSITTSGLSESTVSSEGSQTTVLLSSTTTFDQSEPTFSSESSHTTSGQSESTASSEVSPTTVPGSFITTSGQSEPTVSSETSATTVPGSFITTSGLSESTVSSEGSQTTVLFSSTTTSGQSDSTVSFEGSPTTVIGSFITTSDQSESTVSSESSTTTIPGSFTTTSVLSESTVSSESSQTTSGQSESTASSEVSPTTVPGSFITTSGQSESTVSSETSATTVPGSFITTSGLSESTVSSEASQTTVLLSSTTTFDQSESTVSSESSYTTSGQSDSTVSSESSTTTIPGSSTTTSVLSDSTVSSESFHTTSGQSESTASSEVSPTTVPGSFITTSGQSEPTVSSETSPTTVPGSSITTSGLSESTVSSEGSQTTVLLSSTTTFDQSEPTFSSESSHTTSGQSESTASSEVSPTTVPGSFITTSGLSESMVSSESSPTTAPGSSSTTSILSESIVFSDSSHTISGQSGSTVSPEVSPTTFPGSSTTTSGLSESTMSSEGSQTTVLLSSTTTFDQSGSTVSSESFLTTNLGSFPTISSVSESTVSFEDSHTTVPASFLTTSGQAEPTISSEGSLPTVLWSSTTLSDLTLSTVSSDNFHTTSGQSEFTVSSEGSLMTGLGSSPTPSVQSESTISSESFHSTIYGSLTTSSGQFESTISSQGAHTVAPGSSTFTSAQSESTISSEGSLITIPLSSVSTSGQTEYTVSSENSHTTSGLSESTVSSEGYLTTYGQSESTVSSEGSHTTSHQSEFTVSVEGFHTTSGQSESTISSEGSHTTVLGTSTTISGQSESTVSAEGSLTTVSWNSTTSGWSESIVSSESSHTTSGHSESTISSEGSLTTVLGSSPTPSVQSESTVSSEGSHTTVPGNLITTSSQSESTVSLDGSHTTVSMPYPTTSGLSKSTVSSEDSHTTVPGSSTTLSGGSDFTVSSEASLTTVLWSSPTTSGGSESTVSSESSQTTSVQSESSVSSESSYTTVPGSTITTSGQSESTVSSEGSYTTSGQSESSVSSAGSHTTITLSSPTTSGLSEFTMSSEGSLTTRPGSFATTSGWSASSVSSESSHTGVSENSTAPSSTGETFSSSSGSVQSTTFVTQKSTDHNTISDFSQVTDLPTSTISQEDGSPVSTSSPAESITSSTGDEERTTYSTPEATVSTIVSAPSTDTVSSYTSTFYIPSNSEGLSTTTSRTGLSTTIITEMSSVLSTISKSSMTTSYPSHSSSLASSSIPTLLSSTPSVSTQTITGLTEELILTTSTPDSSKPTGTLNSTVTVGNEVSASTSRPGESLTTSVGDGHMTTSSSLGSTLYTSSSDGSMPSFSTHSLHGTNSASPSLSSPSEISTHTVVSQHTTTTAKEESTSGFSPPVSSTSPGSTGTPVPGFSTTSTLRPPLTRTQTTVRTTHSSTTTPWQCHNGGTWNGKECICAQGYSGYQCKFLKEYFFIETPQKINATVDLKVKVTNRNFTDDLNNKSSAAYKNFVQVFKRQMDKVYRGNNFPQYRGVNVKRLLPGSIMVEHEVIMEANYTSGYLELFENLTKIVRAKIMNETGQLHGNSEDCKNLSLLCYDETATSVDPVKVNFDPQEQCTKKAAKEFVQFYYMDELDGKLACVTKCTPGTKSEMDCHHGRCLNSDTHWYSGETCESSTSKSMVYGIVGAVVALLVVLVVVLIVLLSRSQRKLQSRQEYDVSREWQDAGYPGSFENTSLWEGQDLKGDTFGLENIYRNFQPSLRSVDPTTELHIQRPSVVATAR; this is translated from the exons ATGCTCAGGGAGATGCTGGTGACCTGGATCCTGCCGATGGTTTTCTGGCTCTGGGTACCCATCACTGCCTCATCCACGGCCACTGCCACATTCGTACCATCGG GGATGACAACAAAAGATTACACAAAAAATTCTGCTAACACCACAGTCTCTGAAAACTCCATCACCACTTCTGGTCCATTTGAATCTTCAGCCTCTTCTGCAAGTTCCATCACCGCCATACTGGGGAGTACCAGCACCACTTCTGGTTTGTCTGAATCCAAACTCTCCTCTGTGGGATCACACACCACAGTCCTTGGGACCTTTACCAGCACACCTGGTCAGTCTGAATCCACAGTGTCTTCTGAGGGTGCCAAAACAACAGCCCAACTGAGCTCCACCACATTTGATCAATCTGAAACCACCAACTCTTTTGCTAGTTCCCATATCACATCTGGTCAGTCTGAATCCACAATCTCATCTGATGGTTCACTCACCACAGTCTTTGAGAGTTCACCCATTACTTCTGGCCAGTCTGAACCCACAGTTTCTTCTGAGACTTCTCCCACCACAGTCCCTGGGAGCTCCACCACCACATCAGCTCCATCAGAATCCATTGTGTCATCTGAGGGTTTCCAAACCACAGTCCTACTGAGCTCCACCACCCCATTTAATCAGTCTGAAACCACAGTCTCTTTTGAGAGTTCCCACACCACATCTGGACAGTCTGAATCCACAGTCTCTTCTGAGGTTTTCCTCACCACAGTACTTGGTAGTTCCCCAACTACTTCTGGTTGGTCTGAATCCATAGTCTCTTCTGTGGGTATCCCCACCACATCTAGTGAGTCAGAATCCACAGTCTCTTCTGAGGATTCACATAGCACAGTTCCTGGGAGTATACTCACCACATCTGGTCAATCTGAATCCACAGTCTTTTCTGAGGGATCTTCCACCACAGTCCCTGGTAGCTACTCAGGTCCACCTAAATCCACAGTGTCTTCTGAGAGTTCCCACACCATATCTGCTCAGTCTGAATCCACAATCTCTTCTGCGTCTTCCCCCACTACAGTCCCTAGAAGTTTTATCACCACATCTGGTCAGTCTGAATTCACAGTCTCTTCTGAGGGTTCCCCCACCACAGTCCCTGGGAGCTCCAGCACCACATCAGGTCTGTCAGAATCCACAGTGTCTTCTGAGGGTTCCTCCACGACAGTCACTGGAAGTTCCACCACCACATCAGGTCTGTCAGAATCCACAGTGACTTCTGAGGGTACCCAAACAACAGTACTACTGAGCTCCACCACCACATTTGATCAATCTGAATCCACAGTCTCTTCTCAGAGTTCCCACACCACATCTGGTCAGTCTGAGTCCACAGTCTCTTCTGAGGGATCCCCCACCACAGTCCCTGGGAGCTTTACCACCACATATGTTCAGTATAAATCCACAATATCTTCTGGGAGTTCCCACACCACATATGGTGAGCCTGAATCCACAATCACTTCTGAGGGTTCCCCCACCACAGTCCCTGGAAGCTACACCACCACATCAGGTCTCTCAGAATCCACAGTGTCTTCTGAGGGTTCCCAAACCACAGTCCCACTGAGCTCCACCACAACATTTCATCAGTCTGAATCCACTGTCTCTTCTGAGAATTCCCAAAACACATCAGGTCAGTCTGTACACACAGTCTCTACTGAGGGTTCCCCCACCACAGTCCCTGGAAGCTACACCACCACATCAGTTCTGTCAGAATCCACAGTGTCTTCTGAGGGTTCCCAATCCACAATCCTACTGAGCTCAACCACTGCATTTGATCAGTCTGAATCCACTGTCTCTTCTGAGAATTCCCAAAACACATCAGGTCAGTCTGTACCCACAGTCTCTACTGAGGGTTCCCCCACCACAGTCCCTGAAAGCACCACATCAGATCTCTCAGAATCTACAGTGTCTTCTGATGGTTCCCAAACTACAGTCCTACTGAGCTCCACCACCACATTTGATCAGTCTGGATCCACAGTCTCTTCTGAGGCTTCCTCCACTACAGTCCCTGTGAGTTTTGTCTCCATACCTGGTCAGTCTGAATCCACAGTCTCTACTGAGGGATCCCCCACTGCAGGCCCTTGGAGCTCCACCACCACATCAGGTCTGTCAGAATCCACAGTGTCTTCTGAGGGTTCCCAAACCACAGTCCTACTGAGCTCCACCACCACATTTAATCAGTTTGAATCCACAGTGTCTACTGAGAGTTCCCATACCACATCAGGTCAGTCTGAATACACAGTCTCTTCTGAGGCATCACCCACTACAGTCCCTGGGAGTTTTGTCTCCACATCTGGTCAGTCTGAATCCACAGTCTCTACTGAGGGATCCCCCACTGCAGGCCCTGGGAGCTCTACCACCACATCAGTTCTGTCAGAATCCACAGTGTCTTCTAAGAGTTCCCACACCACATCTGGTCAGTCTGAATATACAGACCCTTCAGAGGCTTCTCCCACCACAGACCCTGGGAGTTTTATCACCACATCTGGCCAGTTTGAACCCACAGCCTCTTCTGTAAATTCTCCCACCACAGTCCGTGGAAGCTCCATGACCACATCAGTTCTTTCAGACTCCACAGTGTCTTCTGATGGTTCCCTAACCACAGTTCTACTGAGCTCCACCACCAAATTTGATCAGTCTGGACCCACAGTCTCTTCTGAGAGTTCCCACACCACATCAGGACAGTCTGATTCCACAGTATCTACTGAGGGTTCCCCCACTGAAGGGCCTTGGAGCTCCACCACCACATCAGTTCTGTCAGAATCCACAGTGTCTTCTGAGAGTTCCCACACCACATCTGGTCAGTCTGAATCCACAGTCTCTTTTGAGGCTTCTCCCACCACAGGCCCTGGAAGCTCCAACACCACATCAGGTCTCTCAGAATCCACAATGTCTTCTAAGGATTCCCAAACTACTGTCCCACTGAGCTCAACCACAACATTTGATCAGTCTGAATCCACTGTCTCTTTTGAGAATTCCCACACCACTTCTGGTCAGTCTGCATACACAGTTTCTACTGAGGTTTCCCCCACCACAGTCCCTGGGCACTCCACCACCACATCTGTTCAGTCAGAATCCACAGTGTCTTCTGAGGGTTCCCAAACCACAGTCCTATTGAGCTCCACCACCACATTTGATCAATCTGGATCCACAGTCTCTTCTGAGAGTTCCTCCATTACAGTCCCTGGGAGTTTTATCTCCACATCTAGTCAGTCTGAATCCACAGTCTCTTCTGAGGTTTCTCCCACCAGAGTCCCTGGAAGCTCCACCACCACATCAGCTCTCTCAGAATTTACAGTGTCATCTGATGGTTCCCAAACCACAGTCCTACTGAGGTCCACAACCACATTTGATCAGTCTGGATCCACAGTCTCTTCTGAGAGTTCCCACACCACATCTGGTCATTCTGAATCCACAGTCTCTTCAGAAGCTTCTCCCACCACAGTCCCTGGGAGTTTTATCACCACATCTGGTCAGTCTGAACCAACAGTCTCTTTCGAGGCTTCTCCCACCACAGTCCCTGGAAGTTCCATCACCACATCAGTTCTGTCAGAATCTACAGTGTCTTCTGAGGGTTCCCACACCACAGTCCTACTGAGCTCCACCACCACATTTGATCAGTCTGAATCCACAGTCTCTTCTGAGGGATCCTCCACTGCAGTCCTTGGGAGCTCCACCACCACATCAGTTCTGTCAGAATCCACAGTGTCTTCTGAGAGTTCCCACACCACATATGGTCAGTCTGAATCCACAGTCTCCTCTGAGGGTTCCCAAACAGCAGTACTACTGAGCTCCACCACCACATTTGATCAGTCTGAACCCACATTCTCTTCTGAGAGCTCCCACACCACATCTGGTCAGTCTGAATCCACAGTCTCTACTGAGGCTTCTCCCACCACAGTCCCTGGGAGTTTTATCACCACATCTGGTCAGTCTGAACCCACAGTTTCTTCTGAGACTTCTCCCACCACAATCCCTGGGAGCTCCACCACCACATTAGTCCTGTCAGAATCCACAGTGTCTTCTGAGAGTTTCCACACCACATCTGGTCAGTCTGAATCCACAGTCTCTACTGAGGCTTCTCCCACCACAGTCCCTGGGAGTTTTATCACCACATCTGGTCAGTCTGAACCCACAGTTTCTTCTGAGACTTCTCCCACCACAGTCCCTGGAAGCTCCATCACCACATCAGGTCTCTCAGAATCCACAGTGTCTTCTGAGGCTTCCCAAACCACAGTCCTTCTGAGCTCCACAACCACATTTGATCAGTCTGAATCCACAGTCTCTTCTGAGAGTTCCTACACCACATCTGGTCAGTCTGAATCCACAGTCTCTTCTGAGAGTTCCTACACCACATCTGGTCAGTCTGATTCCACAGTTTCTTCTGAGAGTTCTACCACCACAATCCCTGGGAGCTCCACCACAACATCAGTCCTGTCAGATTCCACAGTGTCTTCTGAGAGTTTCCACACCACATCTGGTCAGTCTGAATCCACAGCCTCTTCTGAGGTTTCTCCCACCACAGTCCCTGGAAGCTTCATCACCACATCTGGTCAGTCTGAACCCACAGTTTCTTCTGAGACTTCTCCCACCACAGTCCCTGGAAGCTCCATCACCACATCAGGTCTCTCAGAATCTACAGTGTCTTCTGAGGGTTCCCAAACCACAGTCCTTCTGAGCTCCACCACCACATTTGATCAGTCTGAACCCACATTCTCTTCTGAGAGCTCCCACACCACATCTGGTCAGTCTGAATCCACAGCCTCTTCTGAGGTTTCTCCCACCACAGTCCCTGGGAGTTTTATCACCACATCTGGTCAGTCTGAACCCACAGTCTCTTCTGAGACTTCTGCCACCACAGTCCCTGGAAGCTTCATCACCACATCAGGTCTCTCAGAATCCACAGTGTCTTCTGAGGGTTCCCAAACCACAGTCCTATTCAGCTCCACAACCACATCTGGTCAGTCTGATTCCACAGTCTCTTTTGAGGGATCTCCCACCACAGTCATTGGGAGCTTTATCACCACATCTGATCAGTCTGAATCCACAGTTTCTTCTGAGAGTTCTACCACCACAATCCCTGGGAGCTTCACCACCACATCAGTCCTTTCAGAATCCACAGTGTCTTCTGAGAGTTCCCAAACCACATCTGGTCAGTCTGAATCCACAGCCTCTTCTGAGGTTTCTCCCACCACAGTCCCTGGGAGTTTTATCACCACATCTGGTCAGTCTGAATCCACAGTCTCTTCTGAGACTTCTGCCACCACAGTCCCTGGAAGCTTCATCACCACATCAGGTCTCTCAGAATCCACAGTGTCTTCTGAGGCTTCCCAAACCACAGTCCTTCTGAGCTCCACAACCACATTTGATCAGTCTGAATCCACAGTCTCTTCTGAGAGTTCCTACACCACATCTGGCCAGTCTGATTCCACAGTTTCTTCTGAGAGTTCTACCACCACAATCCCTGGGAGCTCCACCACAACATCAGTCCTGTCAGATTCCACAGTGTCTTCTGAGAGTTTCCACACCACATCTGGTCAGTCTGAATCCACAGCCTCTTCTGAGGTTTCTCCTACCACAGTCCCTGGGAGTTTTATCACCACATCTGGTCAGTCTGAACCCACAGTTTCTTCTGAGACTTCTCCCACCACAGTCCCTGGAAGCTCCATCACCACATCAGGTCTCTCAGAATCTACAGTGTCTTCTGAGGGTTCCCAAACCACAGTCCTTCTGAGCTCCACCACCACATTTGATCAGTCTGAACCCACATTCTCTTCTGAGAGCTCCCACACCACATCTGGTCAGTCTGAATCCACAGCCTCTTCTGAGGTTTCTCCCACCACAGTCCCTGGGAGTTTTATCACCACATCTGGTCTGTCTGAATCCATGGTTTCTTCTGAGAGTTCCCCCACCACAGCCCCTGGTAGCTCCAGTACCACATCAATTCTGTCAGAATCCATAGTCTTTTCTGATAGTTCCCACACCATATCTGGTCAGTCTGGATCCACAGTCTCTCCTGAGGTTTCCCCCACTACATTCCCTGGAAGCTCTACCACCACATCAGGTCTGTCAGAATCCACAATGTCTTCTGAGGGTTCCCAAACCACAGTCCTACTGAGTTCCACCACCACATTTGATCAGTCTGGATCCACAGTCTCTTCTGAGAGTTTCCTCACCACAAACCTGGGGAGTTTCCCCACTATATCCAGTGTGTCTGAATCCACAGTGTCTTTTGAGGATTCCCATACCACAGTCCCTGCGAGTTTTCTCACCACATCTGGTCAGGCTGAACCCACAATCTCTTCTGAGGGTTCCCTCCCCACAGTCCTTTGGAGTTCCACTACCTTATCTGATCTCACTTTATCTACAGTGTCTTCTGATAATTTCCACACCACATCTGGACAGTCTGAATTCACTGTCTCTTCGGAGGGTTCCCTCATGACAGGGCTTGGGAGTTCCCCCACTCCTTCTGTTCAGTCAGAATCTACAATCTCTTCTGAGAGTTTCCATTCAACAATCTATGGGAGCTTAACCACCTCATCTGGTCAGTTTGAATCCACAATCTCTTCTCAGGGTGCCCATACCGTAGCCCCTGGGAGCTCCACCTTCACTTCTGCTCAGTCTGAATCTACAATCTCTTCTGAGGGTTCCCTCATCACTATTCCTTTGAGCTCTGTCAGCACATCTGGTCAGACTGAATATACAGTCTCTTCTGAGAACTCCCACACCACATCTGGTCTGTCTGAATCCACAGTCTCTTCAGAGGGTTACCTCACCACATATGGTCAGTCAGAATCCACAGTCTCTTCAGAGGGTTCCCACACCACATCTCATCAGTCTGAATTCACAGTCTCTGTGGAGGGTTTTCACACAACATCTGGTCAGTCTGAATCCACAATCTCTTCTGAAGGTTCCCACACTACAGTCCTTGGGACTTCCACCACTATTTCTGGTCAGTCTGAGTCTACTGTATCTGCTGAGGGTTCCCTCACCACAGTCTCTTGGAATTCTACCACATCTGGTTGGTCTGAATCCATAGTCTCTTCAGAGAGTTCCCACACCACGTCTGGTCATTCTGAATCCACAATTTCTTCTGAAGGTTCCCTCACCACAGTCCTTGGGAGTTCCCCCACTCCTTCTGTTCAGTCAGAATCCACAGTCTCTTCTGAGGGTTCCCACACTACAGTTCCTGGGAACTTAATCACCACATCTTCTCAGTCTGAATCCACAGTCTCTCTGGATGGTTCCCATACCACAGTTTCCATGCCCTACCCAACCACTTCTGGTCTGTCTAAATCCACAGTCTCCTCTGAGGATTCCCACACCACAGTCCCTGGGAGCTCCACCACTTTATCTGGTGGGTCTGACTTCACAGTGTCTTCTGAGGCTTCCCTCACCACAGTCCTTTGGAGTTCCCCCACTACTTCTGGTGGATCTGAATCCACAGTCTCTTCTGAGAGTTCCCAAACCACGTCTGTTCAGTCTGAATCCTCAGTCTCTTCTGAGAGTTCCTACACCACAGTCCCTGGGAGCACCATCACCACATCTGGTCAGTCTGAATCCACAGTCTCTTCTGAGGGTTCCTACACCACATCTGGTCAGTCTGAATCCTCAGTGTCTTCTGCAGGTTCCCATACCACAATTACCTTGTCCTCCCCAACCACTTCTGGTCTGTCTGAATTCACCATGTCTTCTGAGGGTTCCCTCACCACACGCCCTGGGAGTTTTGCCACTACTTCTGGGTGGTCTGCATCTAGTGTTTCTTCTGAGAGTTCCCACACAGGAGTTTCTGAGAACTCTACAGCCCCATCTAGCACTGGAGAGACATTTTCCAGCTCGTCTGGTTCAGTACAGTCTACCACTTTTGTCACTCAGAAATCCACAGATCACAACACCATATCTGATTTTTCTCAAGTCACGGACTTACCTACATCAACAATTTCTCAAGAGGATGGAAGTCCTGTGTCCACTTCAAGTCCAGCTGAATCCATTACCTCCTCCACTGGTGATGAAGAAAGGACCACGTATTCTACTCCTGAAGCCACTGTGTCCACAATAGTCTCAGCACCATCAACAGATACAGTCTCCTCTTACACCTCAACATTTTACATACCTTCAAACTCTGAGGGACTTTCTACCACTACCTCCAGGACTGGACTCAGTACAACAATAATTACTGAAATGTCCTCTGTCCTTTCAACCATTTCCAAATCTTCTATGACAACTTCCTATCCCAGCCATAGTAGTAGCCTGGCTTCCTCTTCAATTCCTACCCTGCTGTCTTCCACCCCCTCTGTCTCCACACAGACAATCACAGGCCTCACAGAGGAACTCATTCTTACTACTTCCACCCCTGATTCATCAAAACCTACAGGCACCTTGAACAGCACTGTTACTGTAGGGAATGAAGTTTCTGCTTCGACATcaaggcctggagaatccttaacCACTtccgttggtgatggacacatgACCACATCTTCTTCTCTGGGATCCACTCTATACACCAGCTCCTCAGATGGGTCCATGCCATCATTCTCTACCCATTCTTTGCACGGTACAAACAGTGCAAGTCCTTCCCTGTCAAGCCCCAGTGAGATCTCCACCCACACTGTGGTCTCACAACATACCACCACGACTGCCAAAGAGGAGTCGACTTCTGGCTTTTCtcctcctgtgtcctccacttcACCTGGCTCCACTGGTACTCCAGTCCCTGGATTCAGTACCACTTCAACCCTGCGTCCCCCTCTCACTAGGACACAGACAACTGTGAGGACAACCCACTCTTCAACTACGACACCAT GGCAGTGCCACAATGGGGGCACTTGGAACGGAAAAGAATGTATCTGTGCCCAAGGCTACTCTGGTTACCAGTGTAAATTCCTCAAGGAATACTTCTTCATAG